A single window of Gimesia chilikensis DNA harbors:
- a CDS encoding multiheme c-type cytochrome, giving the protein MNYARFRLRCFKPTTYLLVLLLTGLMLRSGASSFVTQMYATEPAASQSAYVSTAAVPRADQTENVMGVIAADCKKCHPSEVATWMKTVHFQSPEMRLYKFDGNTKKYATAMGLTSAELLGDSLCADCHGTKAVRDGQVKVISGVSCEKCHGAAGGEAGWLNRHQSYHANMPVPRAQETPAHRAERLEFCDQAGMRRSSNIYGLSKACFKCHLVGNEKLIAAGHKAASAFDFVSWTSGELKHNFLVDKTTNADAPSLWMERTGGKPEERRRMKFIVGTLVQLETALRLRAETTNPAVIPQISGVIAAANGQLTQMNALAPTPEVQAVTALITPMFGTLFAPLPTDKETYSQAADKVAELTRQFADQHDGSKFASLDAMINRLPPHYSQQYQEKYSKP; this is encoded by the coding sequence ATGAATTACGCACGATTCAGATTACGCTGTTTCAAACCCACGACTTACCTGCTGGTTCTTCTGTTAACTGGCCTGATGCTGCGATCTGGTGCCAGCAGCTTTGTAACACAAATGTATGCAACCGAGCCGGCAGCTTCACAGAGTGCTTATGTTTCCACTGCAGCGGTTCCACGTGCAGACCAGACAGAAAATGTGATGGGAGTCATTGCTGCAGACTGCAAAAAGTGCCATCCATCAGAAGTGGCGACCTGGATGAAAACCGTTCACTTTCAATCTCCTGAAATGCGACTTTATAAGTTCGATGGAAATACAAAAAAATACGCGACAGCCATGGGGTTAACGAGCGCAGAGTTACTGGGAGACTCGCTTTGCGCTGATTGTCATGGCACCAAGGCCGTCCGGGATGGTCAGGTGAAAGTCATCTCTGGTGTATCCTGCGAAAAATGTCATGGCGCTGCGGGGGGAGAAGCAGGCTGGTTGAATCGGCACCAATCCTATCATGCAAATATGCCGGTACCACGTGCTCAGGAAACACCCGCGCACCGGGCAGAGAGGCTGGAATTCTGCGATCAGGCAGGGATGCGACGCTCCAGTAATATCTATGGGCTTTCCAAAGCCTGCTTTAAATGTCATCTGGTGGGAAATGAAAAACTGATTGCCGCAGGGCATAAAGCGGCCAGCGCTTTTGATTTCGTTTCATGGACCAGCGGGGAACTCAAACATAATTTCCTGGTAGATAAAACGACGAACGCGGATGCTCCTTCACTCTGGATGGAACGCACAGGAGGTAAACCGGAAGAGCGTCGCCGGATGAAATTCATCGTAGGGACCCTGGTTCAACTGGAGACCGCACTAAGACTCCGGGCAGAGACAACGAATCCGGCTGTCATTCCACAGATCAGTGGAGTGATCGCAGCCGCCAATGGGCAACTGACCCAGATGAATGCTCTTGCTCCAACTCCTGAGGTGCAGGCTGTAACAGCATTGATTACACCGATGTTCGGGACCTTATTTGCCCCGTTGCCAACAGATAAAGAAACCTACAGCCAGGCTGCAGACAAGGTAGCGGAACTGACCCGTCAATTTGCAGACCAGCATGATGGATCGAAGTTTGCCAGTCTGGACGCGATGATCAATCGCCTTCCCCCGCATTATTCACAGCAATACCAGGAGAAGTATTCTAAACCATAA
- a CDS encoding cyclic nucleotide-binding domain-containing protein yields the protein MSEPSVTRPRRWDKPFSLEAGSENEMTDTDVEELLQLTPFCQIDSSGFKRSLSLQEILKNDARIVGFDDGDIIVRRGDWGSSAFLILSGNVRVELERGESSLPDEILGRRHRRMKTLWESFSQLWRNHREAEVREVAEVSGARPAMNTRLTRGRTRIYLQEVSAVLDKYRTARLEPGHWFGELAALGRTSRVATVFSEGVSQLLEIRWQGIRDILRYDTHGGLKSYIEDAFRERALASFLRTDPLFQECSTELMQRIVEQAEFYTFGNYDSSRPFKELNSNPLRITETGEPVIIREGETPRGIVMIRSGLARISQRYYQGRRTVGYLSPGQVFGLEVIQSGMKASVSQPCQTQLSAIGHLNVVVIPKELVEEILEQQNTTGNNAVTEPPRLSPTCQTVKIDDEALLGQLIDRNYVQGTSLMVIDLDRCTRCDDCVRACATAHDNNPRFIRHGPVLNHFMVPSSCLHCVDPVCMIECPTGAIYRDLGQGDIVINDQTCIGCAQCASNCPFDAIRMVDIRDSRGNLIVDSKTHAPLTQATKCDLCIDQRTGPACERACPHDALFRVDMQDAVQVEEVFAR from the coding sequence ATGTCTGAACCATCTGTAACTAGACCACGTCGCTGGGATAAACCCTTTTCGCTGGAAGCGGGCAGCGAAAATGAAATGACCGATACCGACGTCGAAGAACTATTACAATTAACCCCTTTTTGTCAGATAGACTCCTCAGGATTTAAGAGATCACTTTCGCTGCAGGAAATCCTGAAGAATGATGCTCGCATCGTCGGTTTTGATGATGGTGATATTATCGTCAGACGCGGTGACTGGGGAAGTTCTGCATTCCTGATTCTGTCAGGCAACGTGAGAGTTGAGCTGGAGCGGGGAGAATCTTCACTTCCGGATGAAATTCTGGGCCGCCGTCATCGACGGATGAAAACGCTTTGGGAATCCTTCTCGCAGCTCTGGCGGAATCATCGCGAAGCAGAAGTCCGTGAAGTCGCGGAAGTCAGTGGTGCGCGACCTGCAATGAATACACGATTGACACGCGGGCGAACTCGAATCTATCTCCAGGAAGTGTCGGCAGTCCTCGATAAATATCGCACCGCACGCCTGGAGCCAGGGCACTGGTTTGGAGAACTGGCGGCCTTGGGACGAACCAGTCGAGTTGCAACTGTTTTTTCAGAGGGCGTTTCACAACTGCTGGAAATTCGCTGGCAGGGTATTCGCGATATTCTGAGATATGACACTCATGGTGGACTTAAAAGTTATATAGAAGATGCATTCCGCGAACGTGCGCTGGCTTCTTTCCTGAGAACCGATCCGCTTTTTCAGGAGTGCTCAACAGAACTGATGCAGCGCATCGTGGAACAGGCCGAGTTTTATACCTTCGGTAATTACGATTCCTCCCGTCCATTCAAGGAACTCAATTCGAATCCCCTGCGGATAACAGAAACAGGTGAACCTGTTATTATTCGAGAAGGCGAAACTCCGCGGGGAATCGTAATGATTCGCAGTGGTCTGGCGCGAATCTCTCAGCGGTATTATCAGGGACGACGCACTGTTGGCTATTTGTCACCGGGGCAGGTCTTCGGGCTGGAAGTAATTCAGTCAGGCATGAAAGCTTCTGTTTCTCAACCCTGCCAGACCCAATTGAGTGCCATTGGCCATCTGAATGTGGTCGTCATTCCAAAAGAACTGGTTGAAGAGATCCTGGAACAACAAAACACGACTGGAAACAACGCTGTTACAGAACCACCCCGTCTTTCACCAACCTGCCAGACTGTCAAAATCGACGATGAGGCACTGCTGGGGCAACTGATCGATAGAAATTATGTCCAGGGTACTTCCCTGATGGTAATCGATCTGGATCGCTGTACGCGATGTGATGACTGTGTCCGAGCCTGTGCTACTGCACACGACAATAATCCCCGTTTCATTCGACATGGGCCAGTTTTAAATCATTTTATGGTTCCCAGTTCCTGTCTGCATTGCGTCGATCCGGTCTGCATGATTGAGTGTCCGACGGGGGCTATCTATCGCGATCTGGGGCAGGGGGATATTGTCATCAATGACCAGACCTGTATTGGTTGTGCGCAATGTGCCAGTAACTGTCCTTTCGATGCGATACGCATGGTGGATATCCGGGATTCCAGAGGGAACTTGATTGTCGATTCGAAAACCCATGCCCCGTTGACACAAGCGACAAAGTGTGACCTGTGTATTGATCAAAGAACCGGCCCCGCCTGTGAGCGTGCCTGCCCGCATGATGCGTTGTTCCGCGTTGATATGCAGGATGCAGTGCAGGTTGAGGAGGTCTTTGCCCGATGA